One window from the genome of Myxococcus virescens encodes:
- a CDS encoding KamA family radical SAM protein, giving the protein MDTSVLPAGLPPEPAAARASLSAEGRKRLFPNATDAEWADWRWQQRHAVRGLEQLERYVPLTSNERAGVQETSALFRIGISPYYLSLIDPEHPFCPVRMQSIPVRAEARVRPGELADPLGEDKTRPEECIVHKYPDRVLFLALDTCSVYCRHCTRRRITQGGVAELSKEQLRRGVDYVRRHPEVRDVLISGGDPFMLSDSRLEELLAPLSEIPHVEMIRIGTRVPVCLPMRVTDALAKTLRRYAPVFVVTHFNHPKEVTPEAREACERLVDHGVPVENQAVLMRQLNSDARIIKELSHLLLRSRVRPYYLHQMDVAEGCEHLRTPIAKGLEIIQQLRGYTTGLAVPHLAVDLPGGGGKVTLQPDYAVEYGAQETVFRNYKGERFTYPEPEETDCTCPYDGVWQERAPRYGYRKG; this is encoded by the coding sequence ATGGATACCTCAGTGCTTCCGGCGGGTCTCCCGCCGGAGCCGGCGGCCGCTCGCGCGTCGCTCAGCGCCGAAGGGCGCAAACGGCTGTTTCCCAACGCCACGGACGCGGAGTGGGCGGACTGGCGTTGGCAGCAGCGGCATGCGGTGCGAGGACTGGAGCAGTTGGAGCGGTACGTGCCGCTGACCTCCAACGAGCGCGCGGGCGTGCAGGAAACGTCCGCGTTGTTCCGCATCGGCATCAGTCCGTACTACCTGTCCCTCATCGACCCGGAGCATCCGTTCTGCCCGGTGCGCATGCAGTCCATCCCGGTGAGGGCCGAGGCGCGCGTCCGTCCGGGCGAGCTCGCGGATCCGCTGGGTGAGGACAAGACGCGCCCGGAGGAGTGCATCGTCCACAAGTATCCGGACCGGGTGCTCTTCCTCGCGCTGGATACGTGCTCCGTCTATTGCCGTCACTGCACGCGGCGGCGCATCACGCAGGGCGGGGTGGCGGAGCTCTCCAAGGAACAGCTCCGCCGGGGCGTGGACTATGTCCGGCGCCATCCCGAGGTGCGCGACGTCCTCATCTCCGGCGGGGACCCGTTCATGCTCAGTGACTCTCGGCTGGAGGAGTTGCTCGCGCCGCTCAGCGAGATTCCCCACGTCGAGATGATTCGCATCGGCACGCGGGTCCCCGTGTGTCTGCCCATGCGCGTCACCGACGCCCTGGCGAAGACGCTCCGGCGCTACGCGCCCGTCTTCGTCGTCACGCACTTCAATCATCCGAAGGAAGTGACGCCCGAGGCGCGCGAGGCCTGTGAGCGGCTGGTGGACCACGGCGTGCCGGTGGAGAACCAGGCCGTGCTGATGCGGCAGCTCAACTCCGACGCGCGCATCATCAAGGAGCTGTCGCACCTGCTGCTGCGCAGCCGCGTGCGGCCGTACTACCTGCACCAGATGGACGTCGCCGAGGGCTGCGAGCACCTGCGCACGCCCATCGCCAAGGGGCTGGAAATCATCCAGCAGCTCCGGGGCTACACCACTGGCCTCGCCGTGCCGCACCTCGCGGTGGACCTGCCGGGAGGCGGTGGGAAGGTGACGCTCCAGCCCGATTACGCCGTCGAGTACGGCGCGCAGGAGACGGTGTTCCGCAACTACAAGGGCGAGCGCTTCACGTATCCGGAACCCGAGGAGACGGACTGCACCTGCCCGTATGACGGCGTGTGGCAGGAGCGCGCCCCGCGCTACGGCTACCGCAAGGGCTGA
- the secF gene encoding protein translocase subunit SecF, whose protein sequence is MQIFKNKTNIDFISKRKPALFLSTVLNLAIIVGIAAFGFNFGVDFAGGTVVEVKFDHPITAEEVRERADKGGLPDVSVQNIGAAEENTFLLRMGGVTQLNEESGAKGKEALEALGGVRNVYSDLPNGIIRFRAAQPMDSDTVKKAVESAGIGVQEVRDLGEAQGGTGYDYQVVASGMADRVFAALNAGLEKPDFEQRRVDYVGPQVGKQLRNRGIMALLYSMVAILIYVAFRFDFKFGPGALVAMVHDVIMVAGYYLVSRREFNLTAIAALLTVVGYSVNDTIVIYDRIREDMAKFKGKPFAEVINIAINDTLGRTILTSGTTALSLIGLLIFGVGEIFDFAMAMLVGIVVGVYSTIYIASPLTIWLDERAAAKEARLRASGNVDHQQPNAA, encoded by the coding sequence ATGCAGATCTTCAAGAACAAGACGAACATCGACTTCATCAGCAAGCGCAAGCCCGCGCTGTTTCTCTCCACGGTGCTGAACCTGGCGATCATCGTCGGCATCGCCGCCTTCGGCTTCAACTTCGGCGTGGACTTCGCGGGTGGCACGGTGGTGGAGGTGAAGTTCGACCACCCCATCACCGCCGAGGAGGTCCGTGAGCGCGCGGACAAGGGCGGCCTGCCGGACGTCAGCGTGCAGAACATCGGCGCGGCGGAGGAGAACACCTTCCTGCTCCGCATGGGCGGCGTCACGCAGCTCAACGAGGAGAGCGGTGCCAAGGGCAAGGAGGCCCTGGAGGCGCTGGGGGGCGTGCGCAACGTCTACTCGGACCTGCCCAACGGCATCATCCGCTTCCGCGCGGCGCAGCCCATGGACTCCGACACCGTCAAGAAGGCGGTGGAGTCGGCGGGCATCGGCGTGCAGGAAGTGCGTGACCTGGGCGAGGCCCAGGGCGGCACGGGCTACGACTACCAGGTGGTGGCCAGCGGCATGGCGGACCGCGTGTTCGCCGCGCTCAACGCCGGACTGGAGAAGCCGGACTTCGAGCAGCGCCGCGTGGACTACGTCGGTCCGCAGGTGGGCAAGCAGCTGCGCAACCGCGGCATCATGGCGCTGCTGTACTCGATGGTCGCCATCCTCATCTACGTGGCGTTCCGGTTCGACTTCAAGTTCGGTCCGGGCGCGCTCGTGGCCATGGTCCACGACGTCATCATGGTGGCGGGCTACTACCTGGTGAGCCGGCGCGAGTTCAACCTGACGGCCATCGCGGCGCTGCTGACGGTGGTCGGCTACTCCGTCAACGACACCATCGTCATCTACGACCGCATCCGCGAGGACATGGCCAAGTTCAAGGGCAAGCCCTTCGCGGAGGTCATCAACATCGCCATCAACGACACGCTGGGCCGCACCATCCTCACGTCCGGCACCACGGCGCTGTCGCTCATCGGTCTGCTCATCTTCGGCGTGGGCGAAATCTTCGACTTCGCCATGGCGATGCTGGTCGGCATCGTGGTCGGTGTGTACTCGACCATCTACATCGCCAGCCCGCTGACCATCTGGCTGGACGAGCGCGCCGCGGCGAAGGAAGCCCGTCTGCGCGCCAGCGGCAACGTGGACCACCAGCAGCCGAACGCGGCGTGA
- the secD gene encoding protein translocase subunit SecD — MDRGWWWKFGLIVAVTLGSIWFLIPTYYSLVVLDRDQRNNLAVLEERMPSWAPPAKYRLNLGLDLQGGIHMVMRVDTKTALQKRTERRAQQIVNYVNDKKLGEVAADTDPEKLEVTLTAKDPGTMDAIQKEVLATFTDFKEVSRSGASLTLVQDESQANVFRTEAVDQAMLVIRRRIDKWGVAEVDVRKLGADSIQISLPGRSNPEQAKELVGTTAQLEFRMVDDSNPQFFAQLLQATPPPAGSDITLTTEGGFPQLQAPTREAITEYTKDKVPENRVVLTECIANPVKKNECTSYRSYLLDKNVPLTGESLASADANISQLNEPEVNISFDPAGAREFERLTEQGVGRRMAIVLDENVQTAPNINEKISGGSARITMGRMGGRTFEEWLGEAQTLALVLKAGALPAPVTVGEIRQVGASLGDELIRKGGLAAVLGLGLVILFMALYYKASGLIADLALVLNGLLILAGLAFFNATLTLPGIAGFVLTLGVAVDANVLINERIREELGHGKSARAAVDQGYDRAFWTIFDSHVTALISAFILFFTGTGPVRGFATTLIIGLLASLFTSITVTRVIMTYFVHGRNAKVVSV; from the coding sequence ATGGACCGCGGCTGGTGGTGGAAGTTCGGACTCATCGTCGCGGTGACGCTGGGCAGCATCTGGTTCCTCATCCCGACCTATTACTCGCTCGTCGTTCTCGACCGGGACCAGCGCAACAACCTGGCCGTGCTCGAGGAGCGGATGCCCAGCTGGGCGCCTCCCGCGAAGTACCGCCTGAACCTGGGGCTGGACCTCCAGGGCGGCATCCACATGGTGATGCGGGTGGACACCAAGACGGCGCTCCAGAAGCGGACCGAGCGCCGCGCGCAGCAGATTGTCAACTACGTCAATGACAAGAAGCTGGGCGAGGTGGCGGCGGACACGGACCCGGAGAAGCTCGAGGTCACCCTGACGGCGAAGGACCCGGGGACCATGGACGCCATCCAGAAGGAGGTCCTGGCCACCTTCACCGACTTCAAGGAAGTCAGCCGCAGCGGCGCCTCGCTGACGCTGGTGCAGGACGAGAGCCAGGCCAACGTCTTCCGGACGGAAGCGGTGGACCAGGCGATGCTCGTCATCCGCCGCCGCATCGACAAGTGGGGCGTGGCGGAAGTGGACGTGCGCAAGCTGGGCGCCGACTCCATCCAGATTTCGCTGCCGGGCCGCAGCAACCCGGAGCAGGCGAAGGAGCTGGTGGGGACCACCGCGCAGCTCGAGTTCCGGATGGTGGATGACTCCAACCCGCAGTTCTTCGCGCAGCTGCTCCAGGCCACCCCGCCGCCGGCTGGCAGCGACATCACGCTGACGACGGAGGGCGGCTTCCCGCAGCTCCAGGCCCCCACGCGTGAGGCCATCACCGAGTACACGAAGGACAAGGTGCCGGAGAACCGGGTGGTGCTCACCGAGTGCATCGCCAACCCGGTGAAGAAGAACGAGTGCACCTCGTACCGCTCCTACCTGCTGGACAAGAACGTGCCGCTGACCGGCGAGAGCCTGGCGAGCGCGGACGCGAACATCAGCCAGCTCAACGAGCCGGAGGTGAACATCTCCTTCGACCCCGCGGGCGCGCGCGAGTTCGAGCGGCTGACCGAGCAGGGTGTGGGCCGCCGCATGGCCATCGTGCTGGACGAGAACGTCCAGACGGCGCCGAACATCAACGAGAAGATCAGCGGCGGTTCGGCCCGCATCACCATGGGCCGCATGGGTGGCCGCACCTTCGAGGAGTGGCTGGGCGAGGCCCAGACGCTGGCGCTGGTGCTCAAGGCCGGCGCGCTGCCCGCCCCTGTGACGGTGGGCGAGATTCGTCAGGTGGGCGCCAGCCTGGGTGACGAGCTCATCCGGAAGGGTGGCCTGGCGGCGGTGCTGGGCCTGGGCCTGGTCATCCTCTTCATGGCCCTCTACTACAAGGCCTCCGGCCTCATCGCGGACCTCGCGCTGGTGCTCAACGGCCTGCTCATCCTGGCGGGACTGGCCTTCTTCAACGCCACGCTGACGCTGCCGGGCATCGCCGGCTTCGTGCTGACGCTGGGTGTGGCGGTGGATGCCAACGTGCTCATCAACGAGCGCATCCGCGAGGAGCTGGGGCACGGCAAGTCGGCCCGCGCGGCGGTGGACCAGGGCTACGACCGGGCCTTCTGGACCATCTTCGACTCGCACGTGACGGCGCTCATCTCCGCCTTCATCCTGTTCTTCACGGGAACCGGACCGGTGCGAGGCTTCGCCACCACGCTCATCATCGGCCTGCTGGCGTCGCTGTTCACGTCCATCACGGTGACGCGAGTCATCATGACCTACTTCGTCCACGGTCGTAACGCGAAGGTCGTCTCCGTCTGA
- the tgt gene encoding tRNA guanosine(34) transglycosylase Tgt, with product MGEQQEAKQSGGKGDTRVEPGMVRFELLHEDASGTKARRGRLHTPHGPVETPIFMPVGTVGSVKGVGPDDLLTLDAQIILGNTYHLMLRPGEALVGEMGGLHRFVSWNRPMLTDSGGFQVFSLSEKRKITEEGAAFQSHLDGARHFLTPERSIDIQETLGADVIMAFDECPPSTENRAYLEASLARTTRWLHRCVKAWSRERSSLFGIVQGGLHEDLRKRHAEEVCAVDLPGYALGGYSVGEAPEAMHDGVAYSAPLLPRDKPRYLMGVGTPVDLVTCVEHGVDMFDCVLPTRCARNGLLFTSEGKVVIRNAAYARDNRPVDPACSCYTCRNFSRAYLRHLFAAQELLAMRLNTIHNLHYFLGLMAEVRRAVAEDRFATFAREFRARAKAQEAERTRGR from the coding sequence ATGGGCGAGCAGCAGGAAGCGAAGCAGTCAGGTGGCAAGGGCGACACCCGCGTGGAGCCGGGGATGGTCCGCTTCGAGCTCCTTCACGAGGACGCGTCGGGAACGAAGGCCCGCCGGGGACGTCTGCACACGCCGCATGGCCCCGTGGAGACACCCATCTTCATGCCCGTGGGCACCGTGGGCAGCGTCAAGGGCGTGGGGCCGGACGACCTGCTCACGCTGGACGCGCAGATCATCCTCGGCAACACCTACCACCTGATGCTGCGCCCCGGCGAAGCGCTGGTGGGGGAGATGGGCGGCCTGCACCGCTTCGTGTCGTGGAACCGGCCCATGCTCACCGACAGCGGCGGGTTCCAGGTGTTCAGCCTGTCCGAGAAGCGCAAAATCACCGAGGAGGGCGCCGCCTTCCAGTCGCACCTGGACGGCGCGCGCCACTTCCTCACGCCCGAGCGCTCCATCGACATCCAGGAGACGCTGGGCGCCGACGTCATCATGGCCTTCGACGAGTGCCCGCCCTCCACCGAGAACAGGGCCTACCTGGAGGCGTCGCTGGCCCGCACCACCCGCTGGCTGCACCGGTGCGTGAAGGCCTGGAGCCGGGAGCGCTCGTCGCTCTTCGGCATCGTCCAGGGCGGCCTGCACGAGGATTTGCGCAAGCGCCACGCTGAGGAGGTGTGCGCGGTGGACCTGCCCGGCTACGCGCTGGGCGGCTACTCCGTGGGCGAGGCTCCGGAGGCCATGCATGACGGCGTGGCCTACTCCGCGCCCCTGCTGCCCCGCGACAAGCCGCGCTACCTGATGGGCGTGGGCACGCCCGTGGACCTGGTCACCTGCGTGGAGCACGGGGTGGACATGTTCGACTGTGTCCTGCCCACCCGGTGCGCGCGCAACGGCCTGCTCTTCACCTCGGAGGGCAAGGTCGTCATCCGGAACGCGGCCTACGCCAGGGACAACCGGCCGGTGGATCCGGCGTGCTCCTGCTACACCTGCCGCAATTTCAGCAGGGCCTATCTCCGGCACCTCTTCGCCGCCCAGGAACTGTTGGCCATGCGGCTCAACACGATTCACAACCTCCACTACTTCCTGGGACTGATGGCAGAAGTCCGGCGCGCGGTGGCAGAGGACCGGTTCGCCACTTTTGCCCGGGAATTCCGTGCCCGTGCCAAGGCGCAGGAGGCCGAACGGACCCGCGGTCGCTGA
- the yajC gene encoding preprotein translocase subunit YajC, with the protein MAESFLILAQAGGGNPLGTLGFLVILVGIMYFVMIRPQQKQLKEHRALLSALKKGDEVVTSGGILGKIHLVDERTVTLEVSSGVRIRVLKTAISAKGAVAEGTPAAPATAAGEKKEEK; encoded by the coding sequence GTGGCTGAGAGCTTTCTGATTCTGGCGCAGGCCGGTGGTGGCAATCCCCTGGGCACCCTGGGCTTCCTGGTCATCCTGGTGGGCATCATGTACTTCGTGATGATCCGCCCGCAGCAGAAGCAGTTGAAGGAGCACCGTGCGCTCCTCTCCGCGCTGAAGAAGGGTGATGAGGTCGTCACTTCCGGGGGCATCCTCGGGAAGATCCACCTCGTGGATGAGCGCACCGTGACGCTGGAGGTCTCCAGCGGCGTGCGCATCCGCGTGCTCAAGACGGCCATCAGCGCCAAGGGCGCGGTGGCGGAAGGCACGCCCGCGGCCCCCGCGACGGCGGCCGGAGAGAAGAAGGAGGAGAAGTGA
- a CDS encoding SpoIID/LytB domain-containing protein encodes MLRPVALILLLLVPSGVLAVETLRIAIEDAGSEVRISGRGLASGPDSEEATFAPIASGQANVRRKGSRIEVNGTPVEGDSVRFRAGMSEASAAPGTEPLKAGAAQVRGDVVVRLHRSGLQLINVIPLEDYLAAVLGSEMPVSFPPEALKAQAVAARTYALQKKLDAYSNAFHLGSSVLHQVYGGVNREDPRTKAAVEATRGQVLTYELAPIEAYFHASCGGRTESGLDALQRDLPYLQPVDCPCGRLPASRWTATLSDADIKAALRHPAQGLKVAARTRTRRVTRVTLADGASMDGVELRRKLGYTRLKSLDFEVERTERGYVFTGRGYGHGAGLCQWGAKALADKGREYREILSHYYPGAELQQLY; translated from the coding sequence ATGTTGCGACCTGTTGCACTCATCCTGCTCCTGCTGGTCCCTTCGGGCGTGCTCGCCGTGGAGACCCTGCGCATCGCCATCGAGGACGCGGGCAGCGAGGTGCGCATCAGCGGCCGGGGGCTGGCCTCGGGTCCCGACAGCGAGGAGGCCACGTTCGCCCCCATCGCCTCGGGACAGGCGAACGTCCGCCGCAAGGGGAGCCGCATCGAGGTCAATGGCACGCCCGTGGAGGGCGACTCCGTCCGCTTCCGCGCTGGCATGTCGGAGGCCTCGGCCGCGCCTGGCACAGAGCCGCTCAAGGCGGGCGCGGCGCAGGTCCGCGGCGATGTGGTGGTGCGCCTGCACCGCAGTGGGCTGCAGCTCATCAACGTCATTCCCTTGGAGGACTACCTCGCCGCCGTGCTGGGCAGCGAGATGCCCGTGTCGTTCCCCCCGGAGGCCCTCAAGGCCCAGGCGGTGGCCGCCCGGACGTATGCGCTCCAGAAGAAGCTGGATGCCTACAGCAACGCGTTCCACCTGGGCAGCAGCGTGCTCCATCAAGTCTATGGCGGCGTCAACCGCGAGGACCCTCGCACCAAGGCCGCCGTCGAGGCCACGCGGGGACAGGTGCTCACGTACGAGCTGGCGCCCATCGAGGCGTACTTCCATGCCTCCTGTGGCGGCCGGACGGAGTCGGGGCTCGATGCCTTGCAGCGCGACCTGCCGTACCTCCAGCCCGTCGATTGCCCCTGCGGAAGGCTTCCCGCCAGCCGCTGGACGGCGACGCTCTCCGACGCGGACATCAAGGCGGCGCTCCGCCACCCGGCCCAGGGGCTCAAGGTGGCGGCCCGCACGAGGACGCGCCGGGTGACGCGCGTCACCCTGGCGGACGGCGCCTCCATGGACGGCGTGGAGCTGCGCCGCAAGCTTGGCTACACCCGGCTCAAGAGCCTGGACTTCGAGGTGGAACGCACCGAGCGCGGTTACGTGTTCACCGGTCGCGGCTATGGCCACGGGGCGGGCCTGTGTCAGTGGGGCGCCAAGGCGCTCGCCGACAAAGGCCGGGAGTACCGGGAGATCCTCTCCCACTACTACCCCGGGGCCGAGCTGCAGCAGCTCTACTGA
- the queA gene encoding tRNA preQ1(34) S-adenosylmethionine ribosyltransferase-isomerase QueA — protein sequence MSSRLSDYDFALPESQIAQAPLAERDASRLMTISRSSGTWSHRRFADLQELLRPGDLLVLNDARVIPARLLGQKAGTGGRVELLVVRPAAQNTLTSAALRAAPESLDWVCLGQASKGLKPGQRVTFASGLEAEIQEALGGGEYRVRFHAPPGASLAALLDAAGRLPLPPYITREPDAADAERYQTVYARASGAVAAPTAGLHFTQESLAALDARGVHRALVTLDVGPGTFLPVREDDLDKHHMHPERYTVPEATAKAINAARAEGRRVVAVGTTVVRTLESATDPETGRLRAGPGETTLFIRPGFAFRQVDLLLTNFHLPRSTLVVLVSALLGRERTLEAYAEAVRAGYRFFSYGDAMLVSE from the coding sequence GTGTCGTCCCGTCTCTCTGATTACGACTTCGCGCTGCCCGAATCCCAGATCGCCCAGGCTCCCCTGGCCGAGCGGGACGCGTCGCGCTTGATGACCATCAGCCGCTCCAGCGGCACCTGGTCTCACCGCCGGTTCGCCGACCTCCAGGAGCTCCTGCGCCCCGGGGACTTGCTCGTCCTCAACGACGCCCGCGTCATCCCCGCGCGCCTGCTGGGCCAGAAGGCCGGCACCGGTGGCCGCGTGGAGCTGCTCGTCGTGCGCCCGGCCGCCCAGAATACGCTGACCTCGGCGGCGCTCAGGGCGGCCCCTGAGTCGCTCGACTGGGTCTGTCTGGGGCAGGCCTCCAAGGGGCTCAAGCCCGGGCAGCGCGTGACGTTCGCCAGCGGCCTGGAGGCCGAAATCCAGGAGGCGCTGGGAGGAGGGGAGTACCGCGTGCGGTTCCACGCGCCCCCGGGCGCCTCGCTGGCCGCGCTGTTGGACGCGGCGGGCCGCCTGCCGCTCCCGCCCTACATCACCCGGGAGCCGGACGCCGCGGACGCGGAGCGTTACCAGACCGTGTACGCGCGCGCCTCCGGCGCCGTGGCCGCGCCCACCGCGGGCCTGCACTTCACCCAGGAGTCCCTGGCCGCCCTGGATGCGCGTGGCGTGCACCGGGCGCTGGTGACGCTGGACGTGGGGCCGGGCACCTTCCTGCCGGTGCGTGAGGACGACCTGGACAAGCACCACATGCACCCGGAGCGCTACACCGTTCCGGAGGCCACCGCGAAGGCCATCAACGCGGCGCGCGCGGAAGGCCGGCGCGTGGTGGCGGTGGGGACCACCGTGGTGCGCACCCTGGAGTCCGCCACCGACCCGGAGACGGGGCGGCTGCGCGCGGGCCCCGGCGAGACGACCCTCTTCATCCGTCCCGGGTTCGCCTTCCGCCAGGTGGACCTGCTGCTCACCAACTTCCACCTGCCGCGTTCGACGCTGGTGGTGCTGGTGAGCGCGCTGCTCGGACGGGAGCGCACGCTGGAGGCCTACGCGGAGGCGGTCCGCGCGGGCTACCGATTCTTCAGTTACGGCGACGCCATGCTGGTGTCGGAGTGA